CCAGCAGACGCAGGCCCTGCTCCCTGGGGATGAGACCCTTCTTCAGGGCCTGGAACAGGGACACGCTCTGCCCTGAGTACGGGTCCTTGTAGCCTGTCACAGCCTTCTCGGCCGACAGCAGCTTCTCGTGTAGCTCGGGCCCCACGAGGCCGGCGCGCACTGCCTCGTCCACAGTCAGCCGTGCGCTGGTGGTGGGGTCGATGATGTGCCCGGTGCCGGCCTGGGCCTCCAGCAGGGCCACAGCTGCCTCTGGCTGCAGCAGATCTTTCCTCAGGGCCTCGTAGATGCTCAGCTTCTGCCCTGCCTCCTCTAGCCACACACCCGCAATGACGCCGGAGCCCCGCAGGGCCCGCCGCACGGCCTCCGCCTCGGCTACCTCCTGCACGGAGCGCTCGCCCTGCTGCAGCTGGCGGAAGAGCTCACGGTCGATGACCCTGCTCTCAAGCAGCTCCGCAGCAGGGACCAGGGCACGCAGGCCCTCGAAGCAGAGCTGGCCCTTCTGTTCGTGCTCCTCGACCACGGTGATGACGATCCTGATAATCTTCTCCACGGTGACCTTGCCCGTGCGGAACTGCCGCAGCAGGTCCCGTCGCTGCTCGGCCGTGAAGTACTCGGAGTTTATGAGCTCCCAGATGGTCACCGTCCTGCCCTGGAACTTGCCGAACGGAGCGGACACGGTGGCCTTCTCAAACACGTCCCGGGCCTCCGAGTCGGTGTAGACCAGCTCACCACCCTTGGCAGCCTGGTCTGTGAGCGGCAGGAGCCGCAGGCCCGTCTCGGGGTCCTCCACGCAGCGCTCCAGCAGCTGCAGGTAAGTGAGGTTCTCGTGCGTGTTGGGGTCGAAGAAGCCCTTGGTGTCGTCGCTGGGGTCCTGCAGGACACGGTTCATCTCCTCGTCGAAGTAGCCGCGCTGGTAGGCCACGTCCACGGGCAGGCGGTGGCTGTGCACGGGGTCGATGATGCCGCCCGTGGCGATCTGGGCCTCCAGCAGGCGGATGCCGTGCTCCCGGACGATGAGGTCCTTCTTCATGGCCTGGAAGAGGGAGATCTGCTCCCCGGTGTAGGGGTCCTTGTAGCCAGTGACGGCGCGCTCGGCCGACAGCAGCTTGTGATGCAGCTCAGGGCCCACGACGCCCTCCTTCACGGCCTCGTTGACGGCCAGCCGCCTGTTCCGCACGGGGTCCAGTAGGAAGCCTGAGGCCGCCTGGGCCTCAAGCAGGATGAGGGCTGTGCCCGGGCTCAGCAGCTGCCTCCTCAGGGCCGCGTAGATGGTCAGCTTCTCGTCGGCAGGCTTCAGCAGCAAGCCGGCGATGCTGCTGCGGCCCTGCAGGTAGTGGCGCACATCCTCCCGCTGAGCGAGCTCAGCCACCGTGGTGCGGCCCTGCGCCAGCCGCTGGAGCTCCTCTGTGCTCAGGATGCCCACCTCCTGCAGCCGCTGGGCCGGCACCTTCTGCCGCAGGCCGTCAAAGGCGTAATCAGGCTCTGCCACGGCGGCCGGGCCGTCGGCTGCGTCCTGGCCATTGGGCAGGGCTCTGGCGGCCGCAGCCTGAGAGGCAGCGACCTCCCCCGGGTGGGCCAGTGCAGCCCGGCGCTCCTCCTCCAGGTGCTGCAGCCGCTCACGCAGCCTCTGGTTCTCCTCCGCCAGCAGCTTCTCCTGCTCGTGCCGCTGCAGCTCCAGGCACCGCAGCTCCTCTTGCTTGCGCCGCACCTCCTCCTCGGCCTCGCGCTGCCGCCGCCGGGCCTCCTCCATGCTGGCCGCCAGCTGCTCCTTctcctgctgcagctgctgctgctgccgctgctgctccTCACGCAGCTGCTGCGCCTTGGCCACCTCGTCCTGGAAGAGCTGCTCCAGCTTGGCCTTCTCCTGCTCGATGAGGTGCTCCCGCTGCAGCAGGCTGTCCTTCTCGGAGAGGAAGCTCTGCTGCAGGGTCTGGGTctcctgaagcagctgctcctgccGCACCATCTGCATCTGCGAAGGGGGAAGGGGGCGGTCAGGGCCATGCGGGCCTCCGGGAGCACCTGCCCGAGAGCAGACCCCGCCCCAGATCCCTGCCCACGCGCGGGGAGATACCTCCTCAGACTTGAGCTGCAGCAGCTGCGCCTCCTGCTTGAGCTTGTCCTTCTCGCGCTCCAGCTCCGCGATGGCCTCCCGCAGGCGCTCGGCATCCTGGTCACTTTGTTGCCGCTGGGTCTCGAGCGTCTGCACCAGCGTCACCTTCTCCTGCGTGGCGAGCTCCGTGCGGTACAGCCTGTCGCCTATCTCCTCCGCCTGCTTCCGGAAGCGCTGGGCGTCCTCCTCCGCACGGGCCTGAGCCCGGCTCATCTCGGCCACGCGCAGCCTGAGCCGCTCCGCCTCGGCACTCATCTCCAGCTGCCGCTGCCGCTCTGTCTCCAGAGTCTTCTGGAAGCCCTGCGTCTCCTGTGCCAGCTGCTGCGCCATCTGTTCCTTGTCCTCCTGCAGCCGCCGGGCCTGCTCTTGGGCAAGCTCCTTCTGCTGCTGCAGCAGCTCTGCCTCCGCCTTGAGCCGCGTGGCCTCCTGCACCGCCTGCATCTTCTCCTTGAGCATCTTCTCTGCCAGGGCCCGCTGCTGAACCAGGTCTTCCTCCGCCAGCTGCCGCAGCCGCGCCGCCTCCTGGGCCGCCACGCTCAGCCGCGCAGCCTCCTCCGCCACCTGCTTCATCTTCTCCGCCTCCTCCTGCAGGAGGCGCTGCGTGTTGTCCTTGTCGCGCAGAACGAGCGCGCGGTTCTCCGCCTCGATGCGGGCCTTGAGCTTGCCCAGCTCCTCCATCTGCACGCGCAGCGAGAACAGCTCTTCCTCCACCTGGCCGCGCTGGCGGGCCGCCTCCGTCACCTCCGCCTTCAGTCGCTGCAGCTCCTCGTCCAGGATGCTCTTCTGGTGGTCGGTCTCCTCCAGCTGCAGCCGCAGAGCCGTCAGCTCCTGCTCTACCTGCGCCTTCTGCCGCAGCGCCTGCTCAGCAAACTGCTTGTGCTTCTCCATCTCGGCGTCGGCCGCCTGCTTCTGCCGCAGGGCCGCCTGCTCTGCCTGCGCCCGCCGCGCCGCCTCCTGCTCGGCTTCCTTGCGCAGCTTCTCCGCGGCAGCCTGCGCCTGCGCCTGCGCCTGCGCCTGCGCCtccgccgactgcttcagccgcTCCGCCTCCTCCACTTGCCGCCGGGACTGCGCCGCCTCGTGCTCGGCCCGCTCCCGCGCTGCCTCCGCCTCCTCTGCCGCCCTCCGGGCCGCCTCGGCCTCACTGCGCAGACGCTCCAGCATGCTCTGCTCCTGCTGGAGCGTCTGCTGCAGCTCCTGCTCCTTCTGCCGCACTGCGAACGCATGCGCCTTTTCCTCTGCCTGCAGCCGCTTCTGGGCGGCCTCCTGGGCCAGCTGCAGCTGCCGAGCCGACTCCTGCTCTGCTCGCTCACGCAGGCGCCGCGCCTCCTCCACCTTGGCCTTGAGCCGCTCCACCTCCTCCAGCGCGGCCTTCCGTTGCCGCGCGGCCTCTTCCTCGGCCGCCAGGCTCTTCTGCACACGCTCCTCGGCCTCGCGGCGCCGCCGCTCCTCCTCTGCCGCCAGCTGCCGCTGCCGGGCGGCCTCCTGCTCCGCCTGCTCCTTGCTGCGCAGCGTGTCCTCGGCGTTGCCACGGATCCgccccagctccagctccagctccgcCTTGCCGGCGGCCGCCTTCTCAAAGCTCCCCTTGAGCGCCAGGATCTCCTCCTCCACCTGCCGCCGCTGCCTCAGCGTGTCCTCCACCAGCCCCTTCTGCCGCTCCAGCTCGCTCTCCGACGCCTTGCGCAGCTGCGCCAGCCGCTCCTCGATGTCGGCCTTGTGCTGGGCCGCCTGCTCCTCCAGAAGCCGCCGCTGGAAAGCCTCGTCTTCTGCCAGCCGCCGCAGGCGCTCGTTCTCCGCCTCCTTCTCCTTGAGCGCGATCTCCGCCTCCGTCTTGAGCCGTGTGGCCTCGCTGATGGCGGCCAGCTTCTCGGCCAGCACCCGTTCTGCCTCCGCCCGCTGCCGCACAGCATCCTCCTCCGCCAGCTGCCGCTGCCGCTTGGCCTCCTCCGCCAGGGCGCGCAGGCGGGCGGCCTCCTCCGCCAGCTCGCGGAACCGGCCGGCCTCGGCTTCCAGCCTCTGCTTGGACTTCTCGCTGGTGGAGCGTGACTCCTCCTCGGCCCGCGCCTTGCTGGCCAGCAGCACCTCCATCTCAGCCCGCACTTTGGCCAGCTCGGCCTCCAGCTCCCGGCGCTTCTGCGTGGCCGCGGCCGCCTCCCGCTGCAGCCGCGCCAGCTCCTCCTCTAGCAGCTGCCGCTGCTGCTCCCCCTGCTCCGTCTCGGCCCGTAGCCGGATCAGCTCCTGCTCCGCCGCCAGGCGCTGCTGCGCGGTGCCCTCCGCCAGCTGCCGCTGCTTCTCCAGCTCCCGCTCGGCCAGCTCGCGCTGCCGCACGGCCTGCTCCTCTGCCTTGCCGCGCCGCCgcgcctcccgctccgcctcctCCTTCTGCTTCTCCGCCTCGGCCTGTGCCAGGCTCTTCTGCTGCGCCACCTCCTCCGCCTGCAGCCGCATCCGCAGCGCCTCGTTGGCCTTCAGCTGCCAGCGCTCCAGCTCCCGCTCAGCCTCCGCGCGGGCGCGCTCGGCCTCGGCCTGCTGCTGTGCCCGCCGCGTGGCCTCCTCCCGCAGCTGCACCACGGCCACGTGCTCTTCCTTGAGGGTGCGCTCCAGCTGCGCCGTCTTCTCGGCGAAGGAGGCGTGCTCGCTCTGCAGCTCTGCCTCGGCGCTGCGCTGCGCCGTCTCCAGGGCCACCTGCACTTGGCGTGCCCGCTCTGCCTCTGCCTGCCGCAGGCGCCGCTCCGCCTCCTCTGCCTGCAGCCGCAGCTCCTCCAGCGCCTGCAGGGCCCGCTGCTTCTCGCGAGCCGCCTCAGCCTCTGCCTGCACACGCAGGGCCAGCTCGGCCTCCGCCTGCCGCTTGCGCTGGGTCTCGTCTTGCACCTGTCGCCGCAGGCGCTCCGCCTCCTCCTGGGCCTGCCGCTTCTGCGCCTCGGCCTCTTCTGCCCGCGCACGCAGTGCCTGCAGCTCACCCTCTGCCCCGCCGCGCTGGCGCTCGGTGGCCTCCAGCTGGAGGCGCACCACGCGGATTTCCTCTTCGATCCGCAGCCGGCTGCGCTCGGCCGCCTCCACCTGCCGGGCCTTGGCCTGGATCTCCGCCTCCGAGCTCTGCCGCAGGTGCTGCAGCTCCTCCTGGATGCTGCGCTTCTGCTGCTGCGCATCCACCGCCACCTCCTCCCGGCGTGCCACCTCCTCCTGCATGCGCCGCTGGAGCTCCTGGGCCTCGCGCTCTGCCAGCGCTTTCGCCTGTGCGTGCGCCTCGGCCAGCTGCCGCTGCTTCTCCAGTGCGGCCTCCACCTCGGCCAGTCGCTCCCGCTCCTCTGCCCGCTGCTGCTCAGCCAGCCTCTGCGGCCgcagcagagagagggagaaaaccgGAGAGAGGAGTGAGCACGGAGCAGGTGCTCCCAGCACACGACACGGTGCCACCACAGCTCACCCTGACAGCGCGGTGCAGGGGTTGGGAGGGGACAGAGGTCCCGGCCCAGCCGAGGGAGGCTGCGTGCACCCACCCAGGGCACTTGGGGCAGCGAGCGCAACCTGGCTCCACAGTGCTCACCAGCCTGGGGATAGGAGACCCAGATGTTCTCCCCTCTTCCCGCAGACAGgcgacagagacacacagacaggggccggggggagagagagagagagagagagagagagagcaagcaaaGCAAGGGGCTCACAGGGCCTGGGAGCCGCGCCCGCCATACAGCCCTGCCTGAGCACCGCTGAATGCCCGGCGGCCTGGCTCTGGCCACGGGGCCCCTCTCCCTGACCCGGCGGGGCAGGGTGGCCAGCGTGGGACATCAGCGCAGATCTGAGCCAGTTCGGAAGGGGGACTCGATAGCCTGCGGTTCTGAGCAGAGAGGAAGCTGCAGGTAGGCCAGACGGAGGGGTCacccaggaggcaggaggaacaAGACGGGGAAGGTACCCTTCCTCACCCAAGCACCTCGGggcacccctccccagcccccatgaCCCAACAGCCCAAGGTTCTTGCAGAGCAAGTGGCCAAGCAAAGAGCCCGATGCAGAGTCCCGAGAAGGCACACACACGAGAGCCGGTGGGACGCCTGGTGGGGGCAAGCGccaacacagaagagaaagagaagatgccAGCCGCCACAGCAGCCGCCACAGGGAGGGCAGTGCGGCGTCGGGCCAAGGTGGGCTGGGCCGCAGGTCAGGCGAGCCTGGGGACAGGCCGTGCTGCGGGGAGCTGGGGGGGAGGGCGTGGGGAGAGCTCAGGCGGGCTCCTAGGGGCCACATCTGGGGCAAGGTGGGCAGCAGGATGGCCTTCCCACCCCGGCGGGTcatacctcctcctcctccatacGCCGCAGAGTCTCACCGATGAACTTGATGTACTGGCTTGTGAGCGTGCTCAGCTCACTGTAGCGGGTACGCAGGTCCACGTactggggggcgggagggaggaggcACCCAGAGTCAGCCCTGCCCCTGCTGACTCAGGCTCAGCCCAcccaccagccctgcccctcagccTCACCTCCTGGATGACGCTCTCGGCCCCCGACTGGACCTTGGGCTTCTTGGCTGGTGAGGCCACCGGCTCCAGCTGTGCCTTGTACGTGACCAGCTGAAGCTCATAGTCCTGCAGGGACACGCTGGTTGGCCGccagctctgccctccccaccctgcccctgaaCCTGCCCACAGGCTTTGCCCAGCACGGCCTGGCCTGGGGGGCCCCCTTGAGGTCCCAGGCCCACCACCTGCACGTCTCCCCTGGGACACGAGGCTGCCAAGGCCTCACCTTGATGGCATTGATGTACTGCTTCGCGAACCTCTGGCACTCCTCCACCTTCTCCCCGTGGCGCTCGATATCTTCCAGCAGTGCCTGGGAGAGCAGGGTGGTCAGCAGCCAGAGGGCGCACCACGCCCCCGCCCGGCTCCCACCGGCCCGGCCGGGGCCCACCTACCTTCTCCTGCCGCAGCTGCTCTCGCACGGCCTGGCTGTCGGCCAGTGGCATGGCCTGGATCTGCTCCTGCCTCTGCTTGGCGTCCTGCAGCCAGGCGCCCAGCGGGTCCGCGCTCTCGCGGTAGTAACGCAGCTGGCGGCCCAGCTGCTCGAGCTCGCGCTGCCGCACATCGGTCTGGGCCAGCACGGCCTGCCAGCGCTCCAGAAGCAGGGCGACCCGCTCACGCCAGCGCTCCACCTCCACGTCCCGCTCGCCGTGTCGCTGTTGCAGCCGCTCGCCCACCTCCTGCGCCCCCCGCAGCTCGTCCCGCAGGGCATCGAACACAGGCTGCTGCGCCTCCGCCTGGGCCCGAAGCTTCTGTTGGGTCAGAGAAAAGGGTGCCGTTTCAGCCCGAGGCCCTGCCGCTGGCCCCGGCGTCTCTGGGCCCTCACGGCAGGGTGCAGGCCTGTGGCGGTACCTTCAGCGCAGCCTTGGTGGCCTCGAGCTCTGGGAGGGTGGCGGGCACGGCCTGGGCCTCCTTGAGCTGCTGCTCGTGGGCCCTGAGCACCTCCTCGGCCCCCTGCGTGCTGCGGATCACCAGGCTGATGGTCTTGAGCCTGCGGGAGAGCAGGGCTCAGAGCGGGGCTGGGGTGCAGCCCACACACCTTCCACACCAGTGACCCTCCCGCGGGTGGGGGGCCCTAAGTTCTCCTCTAATAGCCCCTCAAGCCCTCTCACCCCACATCCAGTCATCAGGAAGCCCTGCCTGCAAGGCACACCAGGACTGAACCCCTCCGGCCACCTCTGCGACCCCCACCCTGGTCCACACCGGCCATCCCGTGGCCAGACCCCCCAGCGGACCCCACCTCGTTGGCACCGTTGCCCTGCCAGTCCATATACTCCCCAAGACGCCCCTTCGGTCACAGCCCCCCGGCCGCCGTCAGGTGCACTCACTTCTCCAGGTAAATGGCGGACAGGCTGCGGACCTGCTccaacttgcccagggtcagcTCCAGCTCTGAACGCAGAGTGGGGGCAGCGGGTGACGGCTCGGGCAGGGCCAGAACCTTCTCGGCCTCGGCAGAGAGCCGGGCAACCCCCTTGCCCAGCCCCTCCACCTCAGCCTGTGCTTTCTACGAGAGACGGAGCAGGAGGCGAGCTGAGCCCACACGCCCAGCACACAGCACGTGTGCAAGGCCGGGGTGGGGTGCAGCAGGGGGTAGGGTGCagcacggggtgggggtggggtgggggggtggacgGGGCCTGCCTGCTGCTCGGTGATGCGCTGAGCGCACTCCCGCGCGGGCTCCTTGTCCAGCGGCAGCCGCAGGCGGTGCACGGTGCGCGTCTCGCAGGCCTCCAGCTGCAGCCGGATGTCCTTGAGCTCTGAGATGCAGCGCTGACAGAGGGACGACTCCTGCTCGCCTGCGGACATGTCCAGCTCACAGGCTGCCCCAGCCACGCCCTCCgccgccaccccccaccccccaccccggcggCACCCGCCTACCCTGCTCCAGGCTCTGCAGCAGCTGCTGGTAGTGGCGGCTGCAGGAGCCGTACTCGCGCTCAGCCTGCAGCCGGTCCTCAGGCCCGAAGCCACCAGCGTCCTGGCTGTCCCGCAGGAAGGCCTGGTAGTGCAGCTCCAGGCTTCGCAGGGCCTGGCGCTGCTCCTCTGGTTTCAGCGTGCGGAACTGCAGACGGCACGAGGGCTGAGTACGGCCGCAGGAAGACCCCTGCCGCCCGGCACCACCCACAGTGCCCAGCGGGGCGGTCGTACCGTGACCAGGGACCAGGAGCGGATGAGCTGCATGTCGCGGCTGAGGCTCTGCCACGCCAGAAGGCTCTTCATTTCCGTGTGCAGCTGGTGCCACAACGCAACCAAGGCCTGGTGCTGGGCCTCCAGCCTGCCAGGTCAGGGGCACAGTCAGGGGTGTCCGGGGACCCGCCCGACACCACCCTCTCCAGCTGCATAC
The sequence above is a segment of the Globicephala melas chromosome 17, mGloMel1.2, whole genome shotgun sequence genome. Coding sequences within it:
- the PLEC gene encoding plectin isoform X10 encodes the protein MDPSRAIQHEISSLKDERDRVQKKTFTKWVNKHLIKAQRHISDLYEDLRDGHNLISLLEVLSGDSLPRERDVIRSSRLPREKGRMRFHKLQNVQIALDYLRHRQVKLVNIRNDDIADGNPKLTLGLIWTIILHFQISDIQVSGQSEDMTAKEKLLLWSQRMIEGFQGLRCDNFTSSWRDGRLFNAIIHRHKPTLIDMNKVYRQTNLENLDQAFSVAERDLGVTRLLDPEDVDVPQPDEKSIITYVSSLYDAMPRVPDVQDGVKANELQLRWQEYRELVLLVLQWIRAHTAGFEERRFPSSFEEIEILWCQFLKFKETELPAKEADKNRCKGIYQSLEGAVQAGQLKMPPGYHPLDVEKEWGKLHVAILEREKQLRSEFERLERLQRVVSKLQMEAGLCEEQLNQADALLQSDVRLLASGKAPQRAGELERDLDKADSMIRTLFNDVQTLKDGRHPQGEQMYRRVYRLHERLVAVRTEYNLRLRSTPRHPELEDSTLRYLQDLLAWVEENQRRLDSAEWGVDLPSVEAQLGSHRGLHQSVEEFRTKIERARTDEGQLSPATRGAYRDCLGRLDLQYTRLLSSSKARLRSLESLHGFVAAATKELMWLSDREEEEVGFDWSDRNTNMAAKKEGYSALMHELELKEKKIKEIQGTGDRLLREDHPARPTAESFQAALQTQWSWMLQLCCCIEAHLKDNTAYFQFFSDVREAEEQLRKLQETLRRKYTCDRSITVTRLEDLLQDAQDEKEQLNEYRGHLSGLAKRAKAIVQLKPRNPAHPVRGHVPLLAVCDYKQVEVTVHKGDECQMVGPAQPFYWKVLSSSGSEATVPSVCFLVPPPNQEAQEAIARLEAQHQALVALWHQLHTEMKSLLAWQSLSRDMQLIRSWSLVTFRTLKPEEQRQALRSLELHYQAFLRDSQDAGGFGPEDRLQAEREYGSCSRHYQQLLQSLEQGEQESSLCQRCISELKDIRLQLEACETRTVHRLRLPLDKEPARECAQRITEQQKAQAEVEGLGKGVARLSAEAEKVLALPEPSPAAPTLRSELELTLGKLEQVRSLSAIYLEKLKTISLVIRSTQGAEEVLRAHEQQLKEAQAVPATLPELEATKAALKKLRAQAEAQQPVFDALRDELRGAQEVGERLQQRHGERDVEVERWRERVALLLERWQAVLAQTDVRQRELEQLGRQLRYYRESADPLGAWLQDAKQRQEQIQAMPLADSQAVREQLRQEKALLEDIERHGEKVEECQRFAKQYINAIKDYELQLVTYKAQLEPVASPAKKPKVQSGAESVIQEYVDLRTRYSELSTLTSQYIKFIGETLRRMEEEERLAEQQRAEERERLAEVEAALEKQRQLAEAHAQAKALAEREAQELQRRMQEEVARREEVAVDAQQQKRSIQEELQHLRQSSEAEIQAKARQVEAAERSRLRIEEEIRVVRLQLEATERQRGGAEGELQALRARAEEAEAQKRQAQEEAERLRRQVQDETQRKRQAEAELALRVQAEAEAAREKQRALQALEELRLQAEEAERRLRQAEAERARQVQVALETAQRSAEAELQSEHASFAEKTAQLERTLKEEHVAVVQLREEATRRAQQQAEAERARAEAERELERWQLKANEALRMRLQAEEVAQQKSLAQAEAEKQKEEAEREARRRGKAEEQAVRQRELAERELEKQRQLAEGTAQQRLAAEQELIRLRAETEQGEQQRQLLEEELARLQREAAAATQKRRELEAELAKVRAEMEVLLASKARAEEESRSTSEKSKQRLEAEAGRFRELAEEAARLRALAEEAKRQRQLAEEDAVRQRAEAERVLAEKLAAISEATRLKTEAEIALKEKEAENERLRRLAEDEAFQRRLLEEQAAQHKADIEERLAQLRKASESELERQKGLVEDTLRQRRQVEEEILALKGSFEKAAAGKAELELELGRIRGNAEDTLRSKEQAEQEAARQRQLAAEEERRRREAEERVQKSLAAEEEAARQRKAALEEVERLKAKVEEARRLRERAEQESARQLQLAQEAAQKRLQAEEKAHAFAVRQKEQELQQTLQQEQSMLERLRSEAEAARRAAEEAEAARERAEHEAAQSRRQVEEAERLKQSAEAQAQAQAQAQAAAEKLRKEAEQEAARRAQAEQAALRQKQAADAEMEKHKQFAEQALRQKAQVEQELTALRLQLEETDHQKSILDEELQRLKAEVTEAARQRGQVEEELFSLRVQMEELGKLKARIEAENRALVLRDKDNTQRLLQEEAEKMKQVAEEAARLSVAAQEAARLRQLAEEDLVQQRALAEKMLKEKMQAVQEATRLKAEAELLQQQKELAQEQARRLQEDKEQMAQQLAQETQGFQKTLETERQRQLEMSAEAERLRLRVAEMSRAQARAEEDAQRFRKQAEEIGDRLYRTELATQEKVTLVQTLETQRQQSDQDAERLREAIAELEREKDKLKQEAQLLQLKSEEMQMVRQEQLLQETQTLQQSFLSEKDSLLQREHLIEQEKAKLEQLFQDEVAKAQQLREEQQRQQQQLQQEKEQLAASMEEARRRQREAEEEVRRKQEELRCLELQRHEQEKLLAEENQRLRERLQHLEEERRAALAHPGEVAASQAAAARALPNGQDAADGPAAVAEPDYAFDGLRQKVPAQRLQEVGILSTEELQRLAQGRTTVAELAQREDVRHYLQGRSSIAGLLLKPADEKLTIYAALRRQLLSPGTALILLEAQAASGFLLDPVRNRRLAVNEAVKEGVVGPELHHKLLSAERAVTGYKDPYTGEQISLFQAMKKDLIVREHGIRLLEAQIATGGIIDPVHSHRLPVDVAYQRGYFDEEMNRVLQDPSDDTKGFFDPNTHENLTYLQLLERCVEDPETGLRLLPLTDQAAKGGELVYTDSEARDVFEKATVSAPFGKFQGRTVTIWELINSEYFTAEQRRDLLRQFRTGKVTVEKIIRIVITVVEEHEQKGQLCFEGLRALVPAAELLESRVIDRELFRQLQQGERSVQEVAEAEAVRRALRGSGVIAGVWLEEAGQKLSIYEALRKDLLQPEAAVALLEAQAGTGHIIDPTTSARLTVDEAVRAGLVGPELHEKLLSAEKAVTGYKDPYSGQSVSLFQALKKGLIPREQGLRLLDAQLSTGGIVDPSKSHRVPLDVACARGYLDKETSTALSAPEDNAKTYYEPRTWQPVTYSHLQQQCRPDQLTGLSLLPLSEEAARARQQELYSELQAHEAFQKATVEVPVGSFQGRTVTVWELINSEYFTAEQRQELLRQFRTGKVTVEKVIKILITIVEEVETVRRERLSFSGLRAPVPASELLAAGVLNSTQYEQLKDGKTSVKDLSELDSVRTLLQGSGCLAGIYLEDSKEKVTIYEAMRRGLLRPSTATLLLEAQAATGFLVDPVRNQRLYVHEAVKAGVVGPELHEKLLSAEKAVTGYKDPYSGSTISLFQAMKKGLVLREHGIRLLEAQIATGGIIDPVHSHRLPVDVAYQRGYFDEEMNRVLQDPSDDTKGFFDPNTHENLTYLQLLERCVEDPETGLRLLPLRGAEKAEVVETTRVYTEEETRRAFEETQINIPGSGSHSGSTMSLWEVMQSDLIPQEQRAQLMADFQAGRVTKERMIIIIIEIIEKTEIVRSQNLASFDHVGRRITAENLYEARVISRESYSLLREGARSLREVLEAESAWHYLYGTGCVAGIYRPSSRQTLTIYQALKKGQLSAEVARQLLEAQAATGFLLDPVKGERLAVDEAVRKGVVGPELHDRLLSAERAVTGYRDPYTEQTISLFQAMKKDLIPTEEALRLLDAQLATGGIIDPRLGFHLPLEVAYQRGYLDKDTHDRLSEPSEVRSYVDPSTDERLSYTQLLRRCRRDEASGQLLLPLADARKLTFRGLRKQITVEELVRSQVMDEATALRLQEGLASVEEVSKDLQKFLEGTSSIAGVLVDATRERLSVYQAMKKGIIRPGTAFELLEAQAATGYVIDPIKGLKLTVEEAVRVGIVGPEFKDKLLSAERAVTGYKDPYSGKLISLFQAMKKGLILKDHGIRLLEAQIATGGIIDPEESHRLPVDVAYQRGLFDEEMNEILTDPSDDTKGFFDPNTEENLTYLQLMERCVTDPQTGLRLLPLKEKKRERKTSSKSSVRKRRVVIVDPETGKEMSVYEAYRKGLIDHQTYLELSEQECEWEEITISSSDGVVKSMIIDRRSGRQYDIDEAIAKSLIDRSALDQYRAGTLSIAEFADMLSGNAGGFRSRSSSVGSSSSYPISPAVSRTQLASWSDPTEETGPVAGILDTETLEKVSITEAMHRNLVDNITGQRLLEAQACTGGIIDPSTGERFPVTDAVNKGLVDKIMVDRINLAQKAFCGFEDPRTKTKMSAAQALKKGWLYYEAGQRFLEVQYLTGGLIEPDTPGRVALDEALQRGTVDARTAQKLRDVSAYSKYLTCPKTKLKISYKDALDRSMVEEGTGLRLLEAAAQSSKGYYSPYSISGSGSAAGSRSSSRTGSRAGSRRGSFDATGSGFSMTFSSSSYSSSGYGRRYASGPAPSAGGPESAAA